The following proteins are encoded in a genomic region of Paenibacillus sp. FSL H3-0469:
- a CDS encoding discoidin domain-containing protein, whose protein sequence is MSSLSAAKDAGPEMPEGTVLWKLGKHDGSADEFKAAGSNGVKKTLSIASTTARSAELKSLPSGLHGETNPELRIQYELDKIPEHGVLFRVSIIDAYKSVPQMSVFSNAQLSGIIQIAGIAGTGSKYDFRKTYELYIPKEQLISGTNELTLRTARGIYSSEAEDKYNWWTWDNLSLEALKSPIKEPIHGSYTVTGTVVNNKQFYFDEGAVTHLPYIMKWLGVAYSGNIMRTSCASDVGRSCEKMEEYYKVLKDYNMQAVALYLYTGDIKLKADGTLPEDAEKKLTDYFQKYSPYFQYYEVDNEPGLFNRSKAVNLAIAEWLNSKGKTIAPHLQTVAPGWAYWPGYSEDSCGNQKGPVKQCGDPDGWERDPKQRDELEAVTDLTNGHSYGDSYIFGQGGSFTENLKTFGGSVDGLSKKMLATEFGTSDSHVDAYQYGAKERTSAVFDRIMRAHIGYADMFVQHAAFFKNFSLFKYGFNLEDHDPAATEIYYTKEGEESRVSIMRRLDLAYATHGAPLTYQISNKEELKDKLVYVRAVDTSTLEPLAGSKATSNKVLVNFVNFEKTEQTVKVKVTMPKKTVYEGERFGKGDTYEEARSYVTGRAASPELEFTETLAPGEGVQYILEPSSEVADTAPQGLKATAVKGLSMHLNWLEAPGASYEVLRADGPDEKLKVIATAVKGTEYNDSKLKEGTLYTYAVRVSGSGVMSEKTQITATGLVPLDRAGWKVTSSVSKEASNPAGAIDGDRRTRWDTVKHQASGEYFQIDLGAEHTVEAIDMDYPLSPYDYPRGYIVQVSDDAKSWRQVAAGKGQLGKTKITFAPVKTRHIKITQTGSGGNYWSIQELQVYSRE, encoded by the coding sequence CTGTCTTCATTGTCAGCGGCTAAGGATGCCGGTCCTGAGATGCCGGAAGGAACGGTTCTATGGAAGCTTGGCAAGCATGACGGCTCTGCCGATGAGTTCAAGGCGGCAGGGTCAAACGGGGTGAAGAAGACGCTCAGCATAGCCTCAACCACTGCCAGGTCGGCAGAGCTGAAGTCCCTTCCCTCCGGCCTGCACGGGGAGACCAACCCGGAGCTGCGGATTCAGTATGAGCTGGATAAGATCCCGGAGCACGGGGTCTTATTTCGCGTCAGCATTATCGATGCGTACAAATCCGTACCCCAGATGAGCGTATTCTCCAACGCTCAGCTCTCAGGCATCATTCAGATCGCCGGGATTGCCGGAACAGGCAGCAAATACGACTTCCGCAAAACCTATGAGCTGTACATTCCCAAAGAGCAGCTCATCAGCGGCACCAACGAGCTGACGCTGCGGACGGCCAGGGGAATCTATTCCTCAGAAGCTGAGGATAAGTACAACTGGTGGACATGGGATAATCTCAGTCTGGAGGCGCTGAAGTCTCCGATTAAGGAGCCGATTCACGGCAGCTATACGGTGACCGGGACGGTGGTCAATAACAAGCAGTTTTATTTTGACGAGGGGGCGGTTACGCATCTGCCCTATATTATGAAGTGGCTGGGCGTAGCCTACAGCGGCAATATCATGCGAACCAGCTGTGCCAGCGATGTGGGCCGTTCCTGTGAGAAGATGGAGGAGTACTATAAGGTCCTGAAGGATTACAATATGCAGGCCGTAGCGCTCTATCTGTACACAGGCGATATCAAGCTGAAGGCGGACGGAACGCTGCCGGAGGATGCGGAGAAGAAGCTGACGGATTATTTCCAGAAGTACAGCCCGTACTTCCAGTATTACGAGGTGGATAACGAACCGGGCCTGTTCAACCGTTCCAAAGCGGTCAATCTGGCTATAGCCGAGTGGCTGAACAGCAAGGGTAAGACAATCGCGCCTCATTTGCAGACGGTTGCACCCGGATGGGCCTACTGGCCGGGCTACAGCGAAGATTCGTGCGGCAACCAGAAGGGGCCCGTGAAGCAGTGCGGAGACCCAGACGGCTGGGAACGCGACCCGAAGCAGCGCGATGAGCTGGAGGCGGTAACGGATCTGACAAATGGCCATTCTTATGGCGATTCCTATATTTTCGGTCAGGGCGGGAGCTTCACGGAGAACCTGAAGACCTTTGGGGGATCGGTAGACGGGCTTAGCAAAAAAATGCTCGCTACTGAGTTCGGCACCTCGGACTCCCATGTGGACGCGTATCAATACGGGGCCAAGGAGCGGACCTCGGCGGTGTTCGACCGGATTATGCGGGCACATATCGGCTATGCCGATATGTTCGTGCAGCATGCCGCCTTCTTCAAGAATTTCAGCCTGTTCAAATACGGCTTCAATCTGGAGGATCACGATCCGGCGGCTACAGAGATCTACTACACGAAGGAAGGCGAAGAATCCCGCGTCAGTATCATGCGCAGGCTGGATCTGGCTTATGCCACACACGGCGCTCCGCTGACCTATCAGATCAGCAATAAGGAGGAGCTGAAGGATAAGCTGGTCTATGTAAGAGCCGTGGACACCTCCACGCTTGAGCCGCTGGCGGGCAGCAAGGCGACATCCAACAAGGTGCTGGTGAACTTCGTCAATTTCGAGAAGACCGAGCAGACCGTTAAGGTCAAGGTCACTATGCCGAAGAAAACGGTGTACGAAGGAGAACGGTTCGGCAAGGGTGACACTTATGAGGAGGCCCGCAGTTACGTAACCGGCAGAGCCGCTTCGCCGGAGCTGGAATTCACGGAGACGCTGGCTCCGGGAGAAGGTGTACAGTACATTCTGGAGCCTTCCTCCGAGGTAGCGGATACGGCGCCGCAGGGCCTGAAGGCGACTGCTGTCAAGGGATTATCGATGCATCTGAACTGGCTGGAAGCCCCCGGAGCAAGCTATGAAGTGCTCCGGGCGGACGGCCCGGACGAGAAGCTGAAGGTCATCGCTACAGCGGTTAAGGGAACGGAGTATAACGATAGCAAGCTGAAGGAAGGCACACTTTATACTTATGCTGTAAGAGTGTCCGGCTCTGGTGTGATGTCAGAGAAGACACAGATTACAGCAACCGGACTTGTCCCGCTGGACCGGGCAGGCTGGAAGGTGACGTCCAGTGTGAGTAAGGAGGCTTCCAATCCGGCAGGTGCCATTGACGGAGACCGGCGGACCCGCTGGGATACGGTCAAGCATCAGGCCTCGGGGGAGTACTTCCAGATTGATCTGGGCGCCGAACATACGGTAGAAGCTATAGATATGGATTATCCTTTATCACCATATGACTATCCGCGCGGCTACATTGTGCAGGTATCCGATGATGCCAAGAGCTGGAGACAGGTCGCAGCAGGCAAAGGCCAGC
- a CDS encoding glycosyl hydrolase has protein sequence MNTYRKYRLYTTIFPLILILSLLPWGEGRSLPAAAKVTAPAAPAPIKPINPSASKEASALLSYLSNLSGKGMISGQHDYLESPDEFNNKLRTTSGRYAVLHGYELGAIGNQSKETIARQRQAVVDSAIRWHEGGGIVAMTFHQNLPGTAPVWTNVQKPLSQDQFKQYVTPGTPQYKALVAELDEVAKYLGELRDAGVPVLWRPYHEMNGGWFWWGQKDDFAKLWDLVYDRMVKTHKLNNLLWVWNPNAPNKSSEPYAAYFPGTAKVDILAADIYDNDFKQSYYDSLLKLAGGKPIGIGESGELPDPVIMSQKQSKWVYTMTWGKMLVENNPPVKIQSFMNHKYTVSREDYKLAVGTKTHAAAVSSRNGLKGQYYGNMDLSGTPLLTRNDSTLQFNWHGNSPAYGLPKDAFSVRWTGTLKPLYSEKYTFTASSDDGIRVWIGGKLLIDSWKNQSSTGKEGSITLSANTPYAIKVEYYENRGDASVSLMWRSQSQKQMIIPQSALTLP, from the coding sequence TTGAACACTTACCGTAAGTACAGGCTATATACAACTATTTTTCCTCTAATCCTTATCCTTTCATTACTTCCATGGGGGGAAGGGCGCAGTCTGCCCGCAGCCGCCAAGGTTACGGCACCTGCCGCCCCCGCTCCCATAAAGCCCATTAATCCTTCGGCCTCCAAGGAGGCTTCCGCACTGTTAAGCTATCTTAGTAATCTTAGCGGCAAGGGGATGATATCCGGCCAGCATGATTACCTGGAGAGCCCCGATGAATTCAATAATAAGCTCCGCACAACAAGCGGCCGCTATGCCGTTCTGCATGGCTATGAGCTGGGAGCCATAGGCAACCAGTCTAAGGAGACCATTGCCAGACAGCGTCAGGCTGTCGTGGACAGCGCCATACGATGGCATGAGGGCGGCGGCATTGTCGCCATGACCTTCCATCAGAATCTGCCGGGAACCGCGCCGGTATGGACCAATGTGCAGAAGCCGCTTAGCCAGGATCAATTCAAGCAGTACGTCACTCCCGGAACGCCGCAGTATAAGGCTTTGGTTGCTGAGCTGGATGAAGTGGCCAAGTATCTGGGTGAGCTGCGCGATGCCGGAGTTCCGGTGTTATGGCGGCCCTATCATGAAATGAACGGCGGCTGGTTCTGGTGGGGGCAGAAGGATGACTTTGCGAAGCTCTGGGACCTGGTCTATGACCGCATGGTGAAGACGCATAAGCTGAACAATCTGCTGTGGGTGTGGAATCCGAATGCCCCCAACAAGTCGTCTGAGCCGTATGCCGCCTATTTTCCCGGCACCGCCAAGGTGGATATTCTGGCCGCCGACATTTACGACAATGATTTCAAGCAGTCTTATTATGACAGCCTCCTGAAGCTTGCAGGCGGCAAACCAATAGGCATCGGGGAGAGCGGAGAGCTTCCAGACCCTGTCATCATGTCTCAAAAACAAAGCAAATGGGTATATACGATGACATGGGGCAAGATGCTGGTGGAGAATAATCCGCCCGTAAAAATCCAAAGCTTCATGAATCATAAATACACGGTATCGCGGGAGGACTATAAGCTCGCGGTGGGTACCAAAACGCATGCGGCGGCTGTAAGCTCAAGGAACGGCCTGAAGGGCCAGTATTATGGCAATATGGACCTGTCCGGCACACCGCTGCTTACCCGTAACGACAGCACCCTTCAATTCAACTGGCATGGCAATTCACCGGCCTACGGCCTGCCCAAGGATGCATTCTCGGTACGCTGGACCGGGACCCTTAAGCCTCTCTACAGTGAAAAGTATACGTTCACCGCTTCTTCGGATGACGGCATCCGCGTATGGATCGGCGGCAAGCTCCTGATCGACAGCTGGAAGAATCAGAGCAGCACGGGCAAGGAGGGCAGCATCACACTTTCTGCAAATACCCCCTACGCCATCAAGGTAGAGTATTACGAGAACCGCGGGGATGCCAGCGTCAGTCTGATGTGGAGAAGCCAGAGCCAGAAGCAGATGATAATTCCCCAGAGTGCACTGACGCTTCCTTAA